In Pleuronectes platessa chromosome 4, fPlePla1.1, whole genome shotgun sequence, the following proteins share a genomic window:
- the vps33a gene encoding vacuolar protein sorting-associated protein 33A has protein sequence MTRCVANKEKMAAHLSYGRVNLNILREAARKELREFLDKCAGSKAIVWDEYLTGPFGLIAQYSLLKEHEVEKMFTLKSGRLPPADVKNIIFFVRPRLELMDIIAENVFSEDKLHSSRDFHILFVPRRSMLCEQRLKEQGVLGSFINIDEYILDLIPYDGDLLSMEYESAFRECYLENDQTSLYHTAKGLMTLQALYGTIPQIYGKGDCARHVANMMLRMKREFAGSQNQILPVFDTLLLLDRNVDLLTPVATQLTYEGLIDEIYGITNGYVKLPPEKFAQKKQGEASKDLPTEPKKLQLNSAEELYAEIRDKNFNAVGAALSKKAKIISAAFEERHNAKTVGEIKQFVSQLPHMQAARSSLANHTSIAELIKDITTSEAFFDNLTVEQEFMTGVDTDKVNIYIEDCIAQKDPLIKILRLVCMQSVCNNGLKQKVLDYYKREILQTYGYEHILTLNNLEKGGLLKPQTNSRNNYPTIRKTLKLWMEDANEQNPNDISYVYSGYAPLSIRLTQVLARPGWRSIEEVLKILPGPHFEERQQLPAGLHKKRQQGENRTTLVFFLGGVTYAEIAALRFLSQMEDSGMEYIIATTKLLNGTTWIKSLMDRPESQSP, from the exons ATGACTCGCTGTGTTGCTAATAAGGAAAAAATGGCGGCCCACCTTTCTTACGGTAGAgtcaatttaaacattttgagaGAAGCAGCTCGAAAAGAGCTTCGAGAGTTTCTGGATAAATGCGCAGGAAGCAAG GCCATTGTCTGGGATGAATATCTGACTGGACCTTTTGGACTCATAGCTCAGTACTCTCTCCTGAAG GAACATGAAGTGGAAAAGATGTTCACCCTCAAGAGCGGCAGGCTCCCCCCTGCTGACGTCAAAAACATCATCTTCTTTGTGCGTCCCCGACTGGAGCTTATGGACATCATCGCTGAGAACGTATTCAG CGAGGATAAGCTGCATTCGTCACGGGACTTCCACATTTTATTCGTGCCTCGGAGGAGTATGCTGTGTGAGCAGCGGCTGAAGGAGCAGGGAGTGCTGGGCTCCTTCATCAACATCGATGAGTATATCCTGGACTTGATTCCGTATGATGGTGACCTGCTCTCCATGGAGTATGAAAGTGCTTTCAGG GAGTGCTACCTGGAAAATGACCAAACAAGTCTTTACCACACAGCCAAAGGCCTCATGACCTTACAGGCACTGTATGGCACCATTCCTCAGATATATGGGAAAGGAGACTGTGCACGG CATGTTGCCAACATGAtgctgaggatgaagagggagtTCGCAGGCAGTCAGAATCAGATCCTTCCCGTGTTCGACACCCTGCTCCTCCTGGACCGTAATGTTGATCTGCTCACGCCTGTGGCCACACAGCTCACCTATGAGGGTCTCATTGACGAGATCTATGGAATCACAAATG GTTATGTAAAGTTGCCCCCTGAGAAGTTTGCGCAGAAGAAGCAAGGTGAGGCGAGTAAAGATTTACCCACCGAGCCCAAGAAGTTACAACTCAACTCAGCAGAGGAACTCTACGCAGAAATCCGGGACAAGAACTTTAATGCTGTTGGAGCAGCACTCAGCAAGAAGGCCAAAATCATTTCGGCTGCCTTTGAG GAACGCCATAATGCCAAAACAGTGGGAGAGATAAAGCAGTTTGTCTCTCAGCTGCCTCATATGCAGGCAGCACGAAGCTCACTGGCTAACCACACTTCTATAGCAGAGCTGATCAAGGACATCACCA CTTCAGAGGCCTTCTTTGACAATCTAACAGTGGAGCAGGAGTTTATGACTGGAGTCGACACAGACAAG GTGAACATATATATAGAAGACTGCATTGCTCAAAAGGATCCACTGATCAAGATCCTGCGCCTGGTGTGTATGCAGTCCGTGTGCAACAATGGCCTGAAGCAGAAGGTGTTGGACTACTACAAGAGGGAGATTCTACAG accTATGGTTACGAACACATCCTGACACTGAACAATCTAGAGAAGGGGGGTCTTCTGAAGCCCCAGACCAACTCAAGGAATAACTACCCCACTATTCGGAAAACCCTTAAACTGTGGATGGAGGATGCTAATGAACAG AACCCCAATGACATTTCCTATGTGTACAGCGGCTACGCTCCATTGAGCATCCGACTGACCCAGGTACTGGCCAGGCCCGGGTGGCGTAGCATTGAAGAAGTGCTGAAAATACTTCCCGGTCCGCACTTTGAGGAAAGACAACAGCTGCCTGCTGGTCTTCATAAGAAAC GCCAGCAGGGGGAGAATAGGACAACGCTGGTGTTCTTCCTTGGCGGAGTGACGTATGCCGAAATAGCCGCTCTGCGTTTCCTCTCTCAAATGGAAGACAGCGGGATGGAATACATTATAGCCACCACAAAACTGTTAAATGGAACGACTTGGATCAAATCCCTCATGGATCGGCCTGAATCTCAGAGCCCCTGA
- the LOC128438431 gene encoding rabphilin-3A: protein METMEQERIGRLINRLDDIKKTVCGDGLSRCLLCGEQLGSPGVSSVVCEDCKKNMCTKCGTQCGSRPRAVWLCKICREQREVWKRSGAWFFKGFPKHFLPSPMPLSKPREAGAHEAAEPKGPPAPKPRGAVTQAQPAGPEPQGRAGYPPVAPKPSAVPMATGGAGPQEAGQGGPVVMKKMVPVQSARPQPASSLAMAQQGQVAGDGGGFSSATAPPEQRAPPAVREERRQPATYGSAPVRQQAPPAEEEEEANDYDSDEATTLGSLEFSLHYEQESNSLHCSILKGKGLKPMDSNGLADPYVKLHLLPGASKSNKLRTKTLRNTRNPAWNETLTYHGLTDEDMQRKTLRLSVCDEDKFGHNEFIGETRVALKKLKMNQKKNFNVCLERVIPTKKTATAGAARGIALYEDEQGKEGGEVEERGRVLISLMYSSPQNRLIVGVVRCVHLAAMDANGYSDPYVKICLKPDMGKKGKSKTQIKKRTLNPEFNEEFSYDIKHSDLAKKSLDISVWDYDIGKSNDYIGGCQLGITAKGERLKHWYECLKNKDKKIERWHTLYNENHVASD from the exons ATGGAGACCATGGAGCAGGAGAGAATCGG GCGCTTGATCAACCGCCTGGACGACATAAAGAAGACGGTGTGTGGGGACGGACTGTCCCGCTGTTTGCTGTGTGGGGAGCAGCTGGGTTCACCTGGGGTCAGCTCAGTGGTTTGTGAGGACTGCAAAAAG AACATGTGTACCAAGTGTGGTACACAGTGTGGCAGTCGGCCACGTGCTGTTTGGCTTTGCAAGATCTGCAGAGAACAGCGAGAG GTGTGGAAGAGGTCTGGGGCCTGGTTCTTCAAAGGTTTTCCGAAACATTTCTTGCCGTCACCGATGCCATTATCCAAACCAAGAGAGGCCGGAGCCCATGAGGCAGCCGAGCCCAAGGGGCCACCAGCCCCTAAGCCCAGAGGGGCAGTAACTCAAGCACAACCTGCAG GCCCAGAGCCACAGGGCCGTGCTGGTTACCCACCAGtggccccgaaaccatcggcgGTGCCCATGGCCACAGGCGGGGCTGGCCCTCAGGAGGCGGGGCAGGGTGGCCCTGTGGTGATGAAGAAGATGGTTCCCGTGCAGAGCGCCAGGCCGCAGCCGGCGTCCTCGCTCGCCATGGCTCAGCAGG GTCAAGTGGCAGGAGACGGTGGTGGGTTCTCCTCCGCTacagctcctccagagcagagagcgccccctgcagtcagagaggagaggaggcagccgGCCACATACGGTTCGGCTCCTGTCCGACAGCAAGCTCCCccagccgaggaggaggaggaggccaacgACTATGACTCTGATGAAGCCA CTACTCTGGGCTCTCTGGAGTTCAGCCTGCACTACGAACAGGAGAGCAACAGCCTCCACTGCAGCATCCTCAAAGGAAAG GGACTGAAGCCCATGGACTCCAACGGGTTGGCAGATCCTTATGTCAAGCTTCATCTGCTGCCGGGGGCTAGTAAG TCTAACAAGCTACGCACAAAGACCTTGAGAAACACCCGCAACCCCGCGTGGAATGAGACGCTCACCTACCACGGCCTGACGGATGAGGACATGCAGCGCAAGACCCTCAG GCTCTCCGTCTGTGATGAAGACAAGTTCGGGCACAATGAATTTATTGGGGAAACCCGAGTGGCGCTGAAGAAACTGAAGATGAACCAGAAGAAAAACTTTAACGTGTGTCTGGAAAGAGTCATCCCT ACGAAGAAAACCGCAACAGCCGGGGCGGCCAGAGGCATAGCTCTCTACGAAGATGAG CAAGGGAAGGAGGGCGGAGAGGTAGAAGAGCGCGGCCGGGTCCTGATCTCCCTCATGTACAGCTCCCCGCAGAACCGCCTCATTGTGGGTGTCGTGCGCTGCGTTCACTTGGCTGCCATGGATGCTAATGGATACTCTGACCCTTATGTCAAAAT ATGTCTGAAACCTGACATGGGGAAGAAGGGCAAGagcaaaacacaaatcaaaaagaGAACTTTAAACCCAGAGTTTAATGAG GAATTCAGCTATGACATCAAACACAGCGACCTGGCTAAAAAGTCTTTAGACATCTCTGTGTGGGATTACGACATCGGGAAGTCCAACGACTACATCG